Proteins encoded within one genomic window of Trichoderma asperellum chromosome 2, complete sequence:
- a CDS encoding uncharacterized protein (TransMembrane:8 (i66-84o117-140i161-182o202-219i231-249o255-273i285-309o362-381i)) gives MGNADIGSPHSFRNLKGPVEMKSDPEAAAHSRGQLVSKNERLIAMRLSKRGGGSSRSIKQLFLDNQAGIVFNLVALLYLTQLLIPRARPFTRPFWSLSHYNPTTGKYAVGSNDIYYVFYYLVLFTGLRDGLMNGVLGPLGRRWGISKAKDVERFAEQTWMICYYCLFWPLGVYIWYSSPYFLNMAELWTDWPSREITGTMKFYFLAQLAFWIQQVYVINIEKQRKDYWQMLSHHVVTIGLVVASYAYHFTRVGNLILIIMDIVDIVFPLAKCAKYLGFNTLCDILFGLFVVVWLATRHVFFLMVIRSVYFDVPAIVPKTCFQGGMNSLQGPLPQPSGWSWLLEPFKDPEGLICFNQSIFNGFFSYLVALQGIMMIWSYAILKVVVKVLSGQNAEDIRSDDEEEEQVSELEEEEEGDEESGLLEEEAEVDDGIVKAWERRNRVLPKRGGSSSGLHLPGHSDRKEFLNRIGCEKQID, from the exons ATGGGCAACGCAGATATTGGCAGCCCGCACTCCTTTCGTAACCTCAAAGGGCCCGTGGAAATGAAATCCGACCCCGAGGCTGCGGCTCATTCGCGTGGGCAGCTCGTTTCTAAAAATGAGCGTCTGATTGCGATGCGGCTAAGCAAGCGAGGTGgaggcagcagccgcagcatcaAGCAGCTGTTTCTCGACAACCAAGCCG GCATCGTTTTCAATCTCGTGGCCCTTCTCTATCTCACCCAATTGCTGATTCCTAGAGCCCGGCCCTTCACAAGGCCCTTCTGGTCGCTCTCCCACTACAACCCCACTACCGGAAAGTATGCAGTGGGCTCCAATGACATCTACTACGTATTCTACTATCTGGTCCTCTTTACTGGATTGCGCGATGGCCTCATGAACGGTGTTTTGGGCCCCCTAGGACGGCGCTGGGGAatctccaaggccaaggacgtTGAGCGGTTTGCCGAACAGACGTGGATGATTTGCTACTACTGCCTCTTCTGGCCTCTTGGTGTA TATATCTGGTACTCCTCTCCGTACTTTCTCAACATGGCCGAGCTCTGGACAGACTGGCCCAGCCGGGAGATTACAGGGACTATgaagttttattttctcgCGCAGCTGGCTTTCTGGATACAGCAAGTCTATGTCATCAACATTGAGAAGCAGCGAAAGGATTACTGGCAGATGCTGTCGCACCACGTCGTCACCATCGGACTGGTCGTAGCCTCATACGCCTACCATTTCACGCGCGTTGGCAACCTGattctcatcatcatggacATTGTCGACATTGTCTTTCCA CTTGCCAAGTGCGCCAAGTATCTGGGCTTCAACACCCTTTGCGACATTCTCTTTGgactcttcgtcgtcgtttgGCTCGCCACCCGCCATGTGTTTTTCCTCATGGTGATCCGCAGCGTCTACTTTGATGTTCCTGCTATCGTGCCGAAAACCTGCTTCCAGGGCGGCATGAACAGCCTTCAGGGGCCTCTGCCCCAGCCTAGCGGGTGGTCTTGGCTGCTTGAGCCGTTCAAGGATCCAGAGGGCTTGATCTGCTTCAACCAGTCCATCTTTAACGGATTCTTCAGCTACCTCGTTGCGTTACAAGGGATCATGATGATCTGGTCTTATGCCATCCTCAAGGTTGTTGTAAAGGTGCTCAGCGGCCAGAACGCCGAAGACATTCGCagtgacgatgaagaagaggaacaagtcagcgagcttgaagaagaagaagagggagacgaAGAGTCTGGGCtactggaagaagaggccgaggTGGATGATGGCATCGTAAAGGCCTGGGAGCGCCGAAACCGAGTCTTGCCCAAGAGAggcggcagctccagcggcttGCATCTGCCCGGTCACAGTGATCGTAAGGAGTTTCTCAACCGGATTGGATGCGAGAAGCAGATCGATTGA